From the Aquipuribacter hungaricus genome, the window GCCGCGGGCGTGGGCCACACTTGACGACCGTGCGCTTCCTCCCCGGACACCAGCCCCCCCACGACCTCACCTACGACGACGTGTTCCTCGTGCCGTCGCGCTCGTCGGTGGGCTCCCGGGCCGACGTCGACCTCACCCCGGTCGACGGCACGGGCGCGACGCTGCCGGTCGTCGTGGCCAACATGACGGCGGTCACCGGCCGGCGGATGGCCGAGACCATGGCCCGCCGCGGAGGCCTGGCGGTGCTGCCGCAGGACGTGCCGATGGACGTGCTGCGCGACGTGGTCGGCTGGGTCAAGCAGCGGCACACGGTGCTGGAGACCCCCGTCGAGGTGGGCCCGGACGACGTCGCCCTGACCGTGCTGCACCTGCTGCCCAAGCGCTCGCACGGTGCCGCGGTCGTCGTCGACCCGGCCGACGGCGCCCTGGTGGGCGTGGTCACCGCGGCCGACTGCCGGGGGGTGGACCGCTACACGCCGGTGCGCGACGTCATGACGCCCGGCCCGGTGGTGCTGGACGCCGACCTCGTCGAGAGCAAGGGCCCCCGCGCCGCGTTCGAGGAGCTCGAGGCCCGCCGCCGCCACTTCGCGCCCGTCGTCGACCCGTCGGGCCGGCCGGTCGGCGCCGTCACCCGGCTCGGCGCGCTGCGCAGCACCATCTACACCCCGGCGACCGACGCCTCCGGGCGCCTGCGCGTGGCGGCCGCGGTCGGCATCAACGGCGACGTCGCGGGCCGCACCCGGGCGATGGTCGAGGCCGGGGTCGACGTCCTCGTCGTCGACACCGCCCACGGGCACCAGGACCGCGCGCTGTCCGCCGTGGCCGCGGCCCGCGCCGCCGCGCCCGGCGTCGTCGTCGTGGCGGGCAACGTCGTCACCGGCGAGGGCGCCCGCGACCTGGTCGCTGCCGGCGCGGACGTCGTCAAGGTCGGCGTCGGCCCCGGCGCGATGTGCACGACGCGCATGATGACCGGCGTCGGCCGGCCGCAGCTGTCCGCGGTGC encodes:
- a CDS encoding GuaB1 family IMP dehydrogenase-related protein; its protein translation is MRFLPGHQPPHDLTYDDVFLVPSRSSVGSRADVDLTPVDGTGATLPVVVANMTAVTGRRMAETMARRGGLAVLPQDVPMDVLRDVVGWVKQRHTVLETPVEVGPDDVALTVLHLLPKRSHGAAVVVDPADGALVGVVTAADCRGVDRYTPVRDVMTPGPVVLDADLVESKGPRAAFEELEARRRHFAPVVDPSGRPVGAVTRLGALRSTIYTPATDASGRLRVAAAVGINGDVAGRTRAMVEAGVDVLVVDTAHGHQDRALSAVAAARAAAPGVVVVAGNVVTGEGARDLVAAGADVVKVGVGPGAMCTTRMMTGVGRPQLSAVLDTVAAARETGAHVWADGGVRHPRDVAIALAAGASQVMVGSWFAGTYESPGDLQVDADGREYKESFGMASKRAVTARTQDDSAFDRARKGLFEEGISSSRMRLDPQRPGVEDLLDQITSGLRSACTYVGASDLAELADRAVVGVQSRSGFDEGRPLPTGW